One genomic segment of Brevinema andersonii includes these proteins:
- a CDS encoding DUF2190 family protein: MSIYINIWTRSVVAAVDIPEGVFVKEDGTLGGCSGVSAHACSKGNVASILTIGEATVKVANSQNISAGDWVTGDNSGLATKSSAVPNAYCKALTASKEGLVRVLLK, from the coding sequence ATGAGTATCTATATCAATATATGGACCCGCAGTGTTGTGGCTGCGGTTGATATCCCCGAAGGGGTTTTTGTCAAAGAGGATGGAACCTTAGGCGGATGTAGCGGCGTTTCCGCGCATGCATGCAGCAAGGGGAATGTGGCCAGCATCCTCACGATAGGCGAGGCTACCGTTAAAGTAGCCAACAGTCAAAATATTTCCGCTGGTGATTGGGTAACGGGAGACAATTCAGGCTTGGCTACTAAATCCAGTGCCGTTCCTAACGCCTATTGTAAAGCCTTAACGGCCAGTAAAGAAGGACTGGTCCGTGTCCTCTTAAAATAA
- a CDS encoding DUF1320 domain-containing protein yields MYCSQEDLYEACKSSAIEGWARDLSTESKEIINHRIQSAIMRATDEMNLYLVKIENFPLPVVPRSLRDICVKLSLYSLMSRKGLTEGSSDNTIKINRDTALKQLEMIALGKLDLGLSIENTPMPSVENKVSSHFPPNKMKPGNQGW; encoded by the coding sequence GTGTATTGCTCCCAAGAAGATTTGTACGAAGCCTGTAAATCTAGTGCTATTGAAGGTTGGGCGAGAGATTTGAGCACGGAAAGCAAAGAGATAATCAACCACAGAATCCAATCGGCGATCATGCGGGCGACCGACGAAATGAACCTTTATCTTGTGAAAATAGAAAATTTTCCGTTGCCTGTGGTGCCTCGCTCGCTTCGAGATATCTGTGTAAAACTTAGTCTCTATAGCCTCATGTCTCGGAAAGGCTTAACGGAAGGCAGTTCGGATAACACGATTAAAATTAATAGGGATACGGCCTTGAAACAACTGGAAATGATTGCTTTGGGAAAACTAGATTTGGGCTTGAGTATAGAAAATACCCCCATGCCTTCGGTGGAGAATAAAGTATCTTCCCATTTCCCGCCTAATAAAATGAAACCGGGGAATCAGGGATGGTAG
- a CDS encoding phage tail tape measure protein: protein MAKNSAKFIVELEDKITGPLKKVVASFENLEKAEQSLNKLKKASLGLGLALGASLGIAAHKAANFETAFASVKTLLTGTAEDVFSSTKAIERAAISWSSLHKQSSEEYLQGAYHMLSAGLTGEQAIAGTNQALALATATMGDATTATALLGTLYNNFGNKAHDANTEMTKLADTVTKTQQLFQIANLGQLNEGLKYAASSAQAFRVSFDQTAAVVGQLNTLGLAGSMAGTAFNAMTSKLSMGAEKLGYNMVYAKDGGLDLIKTLENLAQVGADADTINKIFGLEAAKGVNLLIGKMGDLNNNYQEVLNSSGATAQAQKIMEQTVQSQLSILGHNFSNLGKGLGDVLLPAMDKVLRVVNILVRGLSTLINENKLFAKAVVVTVSVLTAGALAVGFLMTKSLALTLVTHGLTAAQTAFAGVQSFVSALMSGKLIPNMILASKNALIMGGSMLKAGVMSAVAFVSANPALMAISLALGAVVASIFFLYQNWERVKTSFQGMNPILDAVLAGINKVFSAFTWLMEKVKGFFKILKQPIPDTVIPKTSSIPQIPGTGTLFPISPSLPSEHGAFLHANAQEFSHFPSFPRVKALAEKVNTGIKQVFKPQATPSTNTVINIETVQIADGVISDLNDFILQLNNAARR, encoded by the coding sequence ATGGCAAAAAATTCAGCAAAATTCATTGTAGAACTGGAAGATAAGATTACAGGACCCCTGAAGAAAGTAGTGGCTAGTTTTGAGAATTTGGAGAAAGCGGAACAAAGTCTCAACAAACTCAAGAAAGCTTCTTTGGGCTTAGGTCTCGCCTTAGGCGCGAGTTTAGGCATCGCGGCCCATAAAGCGGCCAATTTCGAAACCGCTTTCGCTTCTGTAAAAACCTTGCTTACGGGTACAGCAGAAGACGTGTTTTCTTCAACCAAGGCGATAGAAAGAGCGGCGATTTCTTGGAGCAGTCTCCATAAACAAAGTTCAGAAGAATATTTGCAGGGAGCCTATCATATGCTCTCGGCAGGATTGACGGGCGAACAAGCCATTGCGGGGACGAACCAAGCCTTAGCCTTAGCAACGGCCACGATGGGGGATGCTACTACAGCTACTGCCCTTTTAGGAACCTTGTACAACAACTTTGGCAATAAAGCCCACGATGCCAATACAGAAATGACCAAATTAGCAGATACAGTGACCAAAACCCAGCAACTATTCCAAATTGCTAACCTCGGACAGCTGAACGAGGGTTTGAAATATGCGGCTTCTTCGGCACAAGCGTTTCGTGTCTCTTTTGACCAAACAGCCGCAGTGGTGGGACAACTCAATACTTTAGGACTTGCTGGCTCTATGGCAGGCACGGCGTTTAACGCCATGACCTCAAAACTTTCCATGGGAGCTGAAAAACTCGGATATAACATGGTCTATGCAAAGGACGGCGGTTTAGACTTGATCAAGACGCTAGAGAATTTGGCTCAGGTCGGAGCAGACGCCGACACGATTAATAAAATATTTGGCTTAGAGGCCGCTAAGGGAGTCAATTTGCTTATCGGAAAGATGGGAGATTTAAATAACAATTATCAAGAAGTACTCAATTCCTCAGGAGCAACAGCACAGGCTCAGAAAATTATGGAACAAACTGTTCAGTCCCAGTTATCGATATTAGGTCATAATTTTTCCAATCTGGGAAAAGGATTGGGCGACGTTTTATTGCCTGCAATGGACAAGGTTCTCCGGGTAGTAAACATCTTAGTGCGAGGATTGTCCACCTTAATTAATGAAAATAAACTCTTTGCTAAAGCCGTAGTCGTAACGGTGTCCGTATTGACGGCTGGAGCTTTAGCGGTCGGATTCCTGATGACGAAGAGCCTTGCCCTCACCTTAGTGACACATGGTTTGACAGCAGCGCAAACAGCTTTTGCCGGCGTACAGTCCTTTGTTTCTGCCCTTATGTCGGGGAAACTGATTCCTAACATGATACTTGCCAGCAAGAATGCCCTCATCATGGGAGGAAGTATGCTCAAAGCAGGTGTAATGTCGGCCGTAGCCTTTGTGTCGGCCAATCCGGCTCTCATGGCGATTTCACTAGCCTTGGGAGCAGTAGTCGCCAGTATTTTTTTCCTTTATCAAAACTGGGAAAGGGTGAAAACCTCATTTCAAGGCATGAATCCTATTCTGGATGCTGTCCTTGCGGGCATTAATAAAGTCTTTTCCGCTTTTACTTGGCTTATGGAGAAAGTTAAAGGCTTCTTTAAAATCCTTAAGCAGCCCATACCGGACACAGTGATACCGAAAACGTCATCAATTCCTCAAATTCCCGGTACAGGCACTCTATTCCCAATCTCACCATCCTTGCCTTCTGAGCATGGAGCCTTTCTCCACGCTAATGCTCAAGAATTTTCTCATTTCCCCTCATTCCCAAGAGTGAAAGCATTAGCAGAAAAAGTAAATACGGGCATTAAGCAAGTTTTTAAACCACAAGCAACCCCTTCCACGAATACAGT
- a CDS encoding phage virion morphogenesis protein, whose protein sequence is MVETKIEGIEKILEKLRNTDMKQSPVLGHALASWLTRSARMRILKTKTAPDGTKWTPLSPSTLRNLEKTKASGSLLYRTGMLHRSVGYHLSLWRKGVIILEDKMNYSRYLQEGTHKMLARPYLGVSKEDHRKLTDLTLEYLKKILGED, encoded by the coding sequence ATGGTAGAAACAAAAATTGAGGGAATAGAAAAGATTTTGGAAAAACTAAGAAATACGGATATGAAACAAAGCCCCGTTTTAGGTCATGCGCTCGCTTCTTGGCTTACGCGGTCGGCAAGAATGCGCATCCTGAAAACAAAAACAGCTCCGGATGGAACAAAATGGACCCCTTTATCTCCTTCTACCTTAAGGAATTTAGAAAAAACAAAAGCCAGCGGATCTCTCCTTTATAGAACGGGCATGCTGCATCGGTCCGTCGGTTATCACCTGAGCCTATGGAGAAAAGGAGTGATTATTCTTGAAGATAAAATGAATTATTCCCGCTATCTTCAAGAAGGAACGCATAAAATGTTGGCCCGTCCTTATTTAGGGGTCAGTAAAGAGGATCATCGGAAACTGACGGATTTGACCTTGGAATATTTGAAGAAAATCTTGGGAGAAGATTAA